From the genome of Capsicum annuum cultivar UCD-10X-F1 chromosome 4, UCD10Xv1.1, whole genome shotgun sequence:
caacaacaacaacaacgccAGTGCAATTCCACAAGcgaggtctgggaagggtagtGTGTACGCAGGCCTTTCCCCTACTTGTCTGTTTCCGATCCTAATGGATGGAGTTATGGAGATAAATTCCAAGCTAGATCAAGTTCGCTTTGTCAATGTGTTCTTGCGGTGTCCGTCTCTAAATTTCAGTCCGTATAGTTAGTTATGTATCACATTTGCTATTTtccatcttcttttttttgtttagacTTTCTGTTGTCAGTTATTTTGATCTATGTTTTCCAGTTAGATTATTTCTATGATGTTTATAATCTGTATCACTTAAAATGCAGTCGGAAGTGAGCTTTTTAGGAAGGCTTTCACATCCGAACCTTGTTAAACTGCTGGGATATTGTTCGGAGGAAAAGGAACTGTTACTTGTGTACGAATTTATGCCAAAGGGGAGCTTGGAAAACCATCTTTTCAGAAGTAAGAAGTTAGTGTTAGAAATTCAATAAAACCAAAGCTCAATTGATTATATGGTGCACTTGACCTCCAACGTGTCTACTTTGTAGGGAGTGCCGCTATTGAACCACTTTCTTGGGACTTGCGGCTCAAAATTGCCATAGGAGCAGCACGGGGCTTAGCTTTTTTACATACTTCAGAAAAGAAAGTTATTTACCGGGACTTCAAAGCATCAAACATTCTGCTTGATGGGGTAATGTTTGCTTCCTGGTCGGCATTTTATTTGGTTCTCGAGTTAATTAGTGTGTTAGTCATGAATCATCACCTTTTGCTTTGTAGAACTACAATGCAAAAATATCAGACTTCGGATTAGCTAAACTGGGGCCTTCTGGTAGTAACTCACACGTAACTACTCGTGTTATGGGCACATATGGTTATGCTGCTCCAGAATATGTTGAAACCGGTGAGCACCTTTTTTGAGCCCTTATTATTTGTGTCTAATCTAAAATCTACATTATAGTACTAAGTTGACTGGCTAACTCTGACCTTGATAAAATGTTGCTTTCGGGTGTAACCATAGCGTTCTATCGATTAGTTGGTTGATGAAGTTCCCTTGTTTGTTAGATTCGCCGTctattttcaattcaagattgcTTCATCATGACCAAAAATTGACCTAAAGATATTCTAACAACTGATTGTTCCTAAATGTCAACAAATTAGCGCACTAGCTTCTCTGTTGTTTCTTGCCtttcgttttttcttttttttttttcataattgattCATGAATAAACTCATTGATTATATTCCAAGATTTCCCGTAAATGCTCGAATTTTACGATAATGTACCAATAAAGATGTAAATTGAAGGGAACTCTACTCAGTTGGACTACCTGTACTTTCACCTTGTTGAGTCTGACCATTCTGTTGTAGTATCCACTTGCTAGTATAGATACATAAGAGGGAActaacctatgttgctcggactcgtcAAAAATGTCCATGGGTGCGTGTTGGATTCGCCAAAAGTAGTGTGTTTTCAAAGAATCCGACACGGATGCAGCATCGAAAAtgaagagtccgcgcaacttagGAACGCTCCATAGAAACAAAAAGTGAGACGCTGGAAAGCATTTGCAGTATTACTCCTGTTATGACACTCTTTCCTGTAAATTTGTTCCGAAGATGAACGACCACAAGTTTTAAGGTCAGTTTGGATATGTCCAAAAAGTTGTCTTACATTTCATGCCTCGTCAAATACAATCATATAAAATGAAACTGAGGGAGAATATATGTTAAAGGGGATTTGTTTGTCATGTTAACAGGTCATCTATATGTAAAAAGCGACGTGTATGGATTTGGAGTCGTCTTGCTTGAGATGTTGACTGGTTTACGAGCACTTGACACCAAACGCCCAAACGGACGGGAGAAATTGGTGGAGTGGGTGAAACCAATGTTATCTAACAAAAGGAAGTTGAAGTCGATTATGGATGCCCGGATGGAAGGCCAGTATTCTTCGAAAGCAGCAACGCTCGCTGCACAGATTACTCTAAAATGCTTAGAGGGAGACCCAAAGAATCGACCTTCAATGAAAGAAGTAACAAACGTGTTGGAACAGATCGAAGCGATCAAGGAGAAACCAAAAGAATCCATAAGAAAATCCGAGCATTCTTCATCTCATCAAAACAGACAGTCTCCACGAAGTCGTCAATCACCACGTCAGACAAACGACAGAGAGTCTCCAAGAAGTCGCCAATCACCACGTAAGCCAAACGATCATGGATTCAGCGCGGGGTCAGGAAATATTATGAGGTGAAGAAATTGGCCTGCCTTAGCTATATGTATGTCTCTATAAATTTCAATCTTTTAACTCATTTAGTACAAGATCAAGTTTATATTGTTCACCATTTTAtgtcatttcattttttttttccactAAAATTTTGTATTGTATGTTACCTCTGTGTTTGCATGACTTGACTGTTGTAATTTGTTAAAAGAATTCATAGAAAACTTTGACACTGATTTGGCTTCTGTATTGAGGAAGGTTTCAGCAGAGTTATTGGAGCTaactttccttttatttcattgCACCGGAAAACATGgctgttgttgttattattactgAGATAATGGTCAGAAACACATCTGAAGTATCATTTTTTCACGAGTTTCTCACTCTATCAGTTGTTCTCTTTTTCTACCTGAACTATCACCATCTATGTATTAAAACACATCTCAGCTATCAGTTGTTCCCATTGCGTACCTGTACAAAGGTGAGAGTTTAGGTTTGGAAAAGAAAACTGACAGTTTGAGGTGTTCCTAAGACAGAGATGGTGATAGTACAGGTAGAACAAGGGtgcaaacttttttttttgggtttctcaTTCAATGTTTGGTACCCACATTGGAGTCCTGACTAATTCGGATCGTGTTCTGTAGAGGCCATTCTGGGGGTGGCGTTTTTAACGGGaatttctccatacccagggctCAAATTCGAGACCTCTGGTTAACGGTGGAGTAGTCCCATCACTACACCACAACTCAAGtaggaaaaaagaaaaacgaAGCAACTTATACTTCAGGTATTCTCGAAAAAATAATTTCAGGTGTGTTTTTGATCAATAACTGATTATTTTCACAGTGGATTTCTTTTAGTTGTCTATTTGTGCATTATTGGCTCTTACTTCTTTCCTTCATTAATAACAGAATTATTTTATACAAATTCCATAATATAAAGTATCTTATTTATCTCATATAATTTGTCTCTAAACCAAATGATTCCTAATGTTGTTAGCACCAACAATACAATGAAGTTTCATAAGCGAATCCCAATTACAAAAATGTCTTGGAAACAGATGTCGGAAAGCGAAATATACAGTATCAAAAACAtagtaaagtaaataaaagaagaaaatacattttcaagaaaatcaaatagTCTTTCTCAAGCATGAACCTTAGCCTACGCGTTAAGATTACGTGCAATCAGAGGTAACATGTCAAGGGTCATTGAGACATCGTAAAGTGAAATAGGTTGGTCTTGTGCATCCAATAATTAAAAGAGCTTGCAGAAAGGGGAAGGGGTTGAGTTGTGCTATACAAATTCACAGGTCCATAAATCATTGGATTTGAGATCGAACTCACTCTTAGCTTTAAGGGCGGAGGCAATCGAAAAGGCTTTTTAGGAACGAGGCCCCCTCCCTCTTATGCTGTAAAAGGGATCATGTTGGCTTTGAAGCAACTGCATGGTAGACGTGATTCGACTATCCTATTTGTTTCTAGGCTCTAGCTATTGGTAGGAAGGTATATGGGGGCCCACGCTCGTCTATGGGTGTCGCCACTCAATACGCTCTCTTCAGACGAACGCCGGGCCCACCACATATTGTCACTCTGTAAAAAAACAACTAGTATATGTTTTTcaactaaataattaaatatttctcAAACCAACAATAACATTCAGAACTCAAAGAACAAAAGCCTGCACATTCATACTCAAGTAGCATACAAACACTAAAACACATTATGCAAGCTTTTAAATAACAGATTCAGTAGAAAGAGACATATGACTGCAGCAGAAGTTTAACGTAACATAGCGTCAAGAAAAGCTCTTCAGCCGGGTATATAGTAAAGCAGATGCCAGAAGAAACGGGAGTTCGAACTATTTATGGGACAGGTCTTTAACGCTGTATGTACAGAGAATTACTTTAATCCAAGCGAAAACAGAACCGGGAGGGGTGGGTGCGGGGGAAGACGAGCTGTGAGTCCAAAAAATTGAACTTATGAATAATTATTCTCAGCAAGATTTAAGGCTCGTTGTGTCCGAAATCAATCAATTTCATCAGACCCCATCAATTGTGTTGTCCTGTAGAAGAGAATACTGACACTTATTGTCCGAGATTTCCAAGAAGTCGCTCTACTGCAGCATGAACATTGCCTGCAGTGGCAGTCAGTGCCCGGATATTTTCTTGTGTGTCGAAGAAACCCATTTCCTGTAACTGAGTTAGCTGAGTAGCGTATAATTCCTCTGGGGGCACTGCAACAGAACGTCAAGAGGAAAATTCACAAATTGTTGGGCCggaaggaaagagagaaatatTGAAGAAGGAAAGCAAGAGATAAAAGTAACCATTAGGTCTGTTAGGGACACCCAAGCCACCAGTCCCAAGTCCACCAAACATATTCATAAGCATTTCCATTCCCGCGTTGTCAAGTGCTGCAATTATTCAAACCACCACACAGATGTGAGTTAACTAAAGCATAACTCCATACACAGAAATCGCATCATTTTTGTCCTTCAAAGCTGAATTTTATATGGTTATTTGCCAAGTCAAAATAGACTCAGTAGTTCCGTATATCCATGGCATCAATGACAATCAGTTGCTATATCTTTTAACAACCTGAATAATGGTTTCACAGTCAAGAATCCAGTTCGAAACCCAAACACACAAGCCAAACAAACTAAGATACAGAGTAGGCGTTTGGACATAGAAGCAAAGTACTTATTTCACTCTATTTGGAATTTTTGAAGTTAGAGTTGAAGATGGAGTTGTGTTTGGATAGTCAAAAGTGAAAACATGATTTGGGTGTTTCCAAATACAACTTGAATTTgcatttgaaattttcatggcaaaacgttgattttcaaataaaatgaagAGAAGTTCTGGAAGAAGCAAACAAATCTCATGGACCCATATAATTCCTCTGGGGGCACTGCAACAGAACGTCAAGAGGAAAATTCACAAATTGTTGGGCCggaaggaaagagagaaatatTGAAGAAGGAAAGCAAGAGATAAAAGTAACCATTAGGTCTGTTGGGGACACCCAAGCCACCAGTCCCAAGTCCACCAAACATATTCATAAGCATTTCCATTCCCGCGTTGTCAAGTGCTGCAATTATTCAAACCACCACACAGATGTGAGTTAACTAAAGCATAACTCCATACACAGAAATCGCATCATTTTTGTCCTTCAAAGCTGAATTTTATATGGTTATTTGCCAAGTCAAAATAGACTCAGTAGTTCCGTATATCCATGGCATCAATGACAATCAGTTGCTATATCTTTTAACAACCTGAATAATGGTTTCACAGTCAAGAATCCAGTTCGAAACCCAAACACACAAGCCAAACAAACTAAGATACAGAGTAGGCGTTTGGACATAGAAGCAAAGTACTTATTTCACTCTATTTGGAATTTTTGAAGTTAGAGTTGAAGATGGAGTTGTGTTTGGATAGTCAAAAGTGAAAACATGATTTGGGTGTTTCCAAATACAACTTGAATTTgcatttgaaattttcatggcaaaacgttgattttcaaataaaatgaagAGAAGTTCTGGAAGAAGCAAACAAATCTCATGGCCAAATGGGTCCAATAATTTCTCTGCAACATATATAAGAACCTGACAAAGTAAGTGTCTATTTACAAAAGAAATATTGTGCAGGAGATTTGGAAGTTGAAGGTGTGTATGGTTCCCAGTGGACCCTGTTGTGCCAAGATAAGAGCAAATTTGGAAACGAATGATAACAAAAATCATATTCCCCAAAATAACATTATTAACCCAAGAGACCAGCTATTGTGCAGACTAATTCAGAACAATGACTTGACCGCACAGTTATAAGAAAGAATATCAGGTTCAAGAACTGAAGAAAGGAAAGTTTACCTCCTCCACCAGCATTTTGGCCTTGTCTGCaagtagaaaaagaaattttGTCAACATCGAATAGTAACAAGTTCATGTTGTACTAGATGGGATTTCTCCATCTTTTGGCAAGTTAAAACGCGAAAAAGGCAAAACGCGAAAAAGGCAAGAGTTTGATAATTCAATCGAATATGCAACCCGTGCAAGACAAATCAGGAAGCATGTTTCCAGCCAAGAAAATAGGTACCAACTTACTGGTTTGTTTGCTGCCGCCCAAGTTGAGATGCAAGCCCTTGTTGGAAAGTCATAAGTtgctaaaaagaaagaaaagatgaacaaGTCAAAACAAGACAGATTATAAAGGAAGACTataacaaaatcatcatacactGATTGAGCTATCTGCTCAGAGTTTCAGACGAACATCAACAGCCTCTTTTTGCACAATAACCCCACATAAACCCTATAGGGCTTCTCTTACCAAACAATGGCAGTTTATCCCCTCCCCCCCtcaccctttttttttctttttcttcttctttgaagtTCTAAATGGAGTTATAGGGACCAACTAGGCAACTACCCCGGAACTATGGATTCACAAGTAGGTGTAATGTCATTGCGGAAAAAAGCGAGGAATATGTTGTTTCTTTTGTACTACCTATCATTTTGTGTTCTTTTTCTTTGGACCATTAGGCATCCTTGTTGAAAGTATGTCCcaaaaataaagtaggaatatATATTTAGGAatagatatttttagtagtttttaattattagagtcctatgtgacttaggaattagttgtccctttattatttgaataggaattagttatcccaatttaaattggagtgtagttagaaatttagctataaatatattttttgagttattaataaaataattccctttgacaatactattgccgtattttatttttctccaactctttcttttttatttctccaatttcaaagctaaaaaccaacaattggtatcaaaagCCAGTTTTTTGAGGGATCTGTGAGAGATGAattctgaaaataacttttctaaaatagatccTCCTGTCTTTGATGGTGAGAATTACCAACTTTGGGCAGTAAGAATGGAGACTTATCTTGAGGTTTTAGATCTTTGGGAGGCCGTGGAGGAGGATTATGATGTTGTTCCGCTGCCCGATAATCCCACGGTAGCCCAGATCAAAAgccaaaggaaaagaaaatcagaaaatcaaaggcaaaagCAACTTTATTTGCTAGTCTGTCTCCAATAATTTTCTTGAGAATTATGACCCTTAAATCACCAAAGGAAATTTAGGATTATCTGAAGGAAGAATATATCGGAGATGAAAGAATACCAGGCATGAAAGTATTGAATCTAATAAGGGAATTCAAAttgcaaaagatgaaggaatctgAGACCTTCAAAGAGTACTCAGACCGACTTCTTACcattgttaacaaggtaagattgtttggcacaaaatttaaagattcgagaattgttgaaaaaattcttgttacagaAAGATACGAAGTATCAATAACTACCTTGGAAAACACAAAAGATCTGTCCAAGATTACCTTGGCAGAATTGTTAAATACGTTGCAGGCACAAGAGCAAAGGAGGCTTATGAGGCAAGATGGTATGGTTGAAGGGGCTTTGACAGCCAACTACAAGACTCAAAGCAAGggtaataattcaagaaaaaattacccACCTTGCCAGCACTGTGGCAAAATAGGTCATCCTCCATTTAAATGTTGGAAGAGACCAGATGCACAATGCAAGATTTGCAATCAATTTGGTCATGAAGCTGTGATTTGCAAAAACAAATCTCAAAAAATATGAAGCAAAAGCCCAAGTCACCAAAGATGAAGAAGATCACTTATTTGTGGCAACATCTTCAACCAAGAAATctgatttttggatgattgatagtggttgtacaaaccacataacATATGACAACTCTTTTTAAAGAGTTTTTGCctttagaaaataagaaaatcagaatTGGAAATGGTGATTATATTCCTgcggaagaaaaagaaaatgttgcaatcaaaacagtttcaggtacaaaaataatttcaaatgtccTTTATGTACCCGATATTGATAAAAGTTTGTTAAGTGTTGGTCAACTAATGAAAGAAGGATTTAAACTATTGTTTGGAGATAACTATTATCGAATCTTTGATTCCACTAATCTTGAGATTTACAAATTGATATGAGAgacaaaagtttcttatttaatccAACAGAAGATGCACATAAGTCATGCAAAAACAAAGACGAATTGACAGatttattcaagaggtcaaaTTCAGCCGAAGCCGAGACAATTTCTgatccaaggaggagtgttgaaaatatgtcaacgaaataaagtaggaatagatatgtaggaatagatatttttagtagtttttaattattgtccctttattatttgaataggaattagttatcccaatttaaattggagtgtagttagaaatttagctataaatatatgttttgagttattaataaaataatttcctttgcCAATACTATTgccgtattttatttttcttcaactcttttctgttttatttctccaatttcaaagctaaaaaccaacaattggtatcaagagcctattttgtttctctaatttcaaagctaaaaaccaacaatCCTCTATTCGCTTGTATTGTTTTACGGTCTCTTTGGGTCATTTCACACttccttttcaatttattttgcaCATCGATGCATTCCTCTCGAGTGTTATTAATGATAAAAGTCACAAAATGTACTATTACCATGCAAAAACGAATAAGGTCACCCATGATATTTAGTTGTTACATCTCATGTACAAGATGCATATTTTAAGCAAGACCTTCCACAAACAGAAGCCAGGTTTGAAGCTTATGAATTCGGGATTTAGTTCTTTTACATTACTGGATTGTGAATTAATAATTTAAACATATTCAATGGATCTTTTAAGACAAATACAAATTTTCGACCAAAGCTACTGGGTTTGCTGAACCAGTAAAGTACGCTCTAGCTCAGCCCTTTCTTCCAAGTGTTGCAAGAAGCCAAGAATTATTTACCTGCATTGTTTCGGGCGATGTCAATTGACGAATAAATTCAGGATTTTGCATCATTTCTCTAAGCTGTGGATTGGAATCAAGCATGCTTCTAAGCTGTGGGTTGAGCCCTAAAACCTAATCACCAAAGTCAAATGAGAAGCTTCATGAAAAATTTTCTGTCAAAGAGACAAACAGGAGCAAAGGAAATGGACATACAGCAATAAACTAAATGACAGTATGCCAAATTTCTgtcagataaataaataaatacctgGTTCATGTACTGAGGATTTGAAAGGAGAGATTGCATCATCTGTGAGACGGCAGGGTTCTGCATCATTTGATTTAAAGAAGTGGTATCAGGCATGCCACCTAGCATTTGCTCCAAACCTGGGGAAGCAAGCCCACCTAAGCCAAGTGGTGCATCCCTGGTACCCCCAGCAGTATTTGATCTAGCAGTGGTATTGGTTTGGGCAGCTCCAGCtgaaaaaagttaaaaagtaTAAGTGAAGACGTATAATCATATAATTCATACTTACGAACAACAAAGCTTCGTGAGAAATATAGTTCATAAATAGGGCATAACATAATGATTAGCCAAGGATCCTAAGAGTAAACCATAATAATGTCTTCAACATGAAggattaaaataattcaaatcaacATTAAGAAGCTTACAGCAAACTTTGAAATATTTAATGGAAggaaattaaaagaagaaaaatcatcTTTACTGTTTTACAGTAAACAAAAGCAGTAAACAAATTTTGAATAGAAATTCATAATGCTTGATGACCATTAAATTTTGTTTAGTGATAGGGATATGAGAGTACAAGTAGGAGCCCGACCTTAGCAGCAAAGATGCATGAAAATATCTCAAGAAACACAAGAGAAAAAGATAAGGTAGCTACTAATTGCAGAAGAATCCCAAGCTCAACAAAACAAGAGATTAAGTAAATAGTTaactaaaatacaataaaagaaaatttaaaaaagtaAACAGTTAAACTCCTTCGAGTTGTTTTTAGGCGAAACAAAAATCAGCGCACATGATTAAGTTATATTATATCTTGTTACTTTACTTTTGGTTTAAAAAGGAATATGCAAATGAGGCAGAAACTTGACAAAAATTCAAGGCGCGCGAATCCCTCTAAAGTTTAGAAGAGGGCTATACTTTTGGCTTTTTTGCTCACTTGTACGAAAATTCGATCATTACCTTTGTGATGCTTTACTATTACAATTGTACCATTAAAAAAACAGTTTAACTAGCTAGCCAAAATGATTAAAGAGCAAGAGATGATAAGAACTAACTGCCTGCAGACGCCCAAGGATTAGGAAGTGGATTAGTATTTGGAGCAGGCAGATTATCAGGAGTCTCAGAACCAGTAGTTGGAGGATTATTTGGCTGCTGTCTGCCTTGTCCACCACCTTGTGCTCCCAAAAGAGCTGCAAATGGGTTAGACCCTGTATCGTTTCTCGCATCTCCAGACAATGTTGATGCATTTAGGAATGGCTCTTGGACATTTTCATACATGCGCCTCAGCATGTTAAATCCCTCTGGAGAAGATTCGATATTGCTCATCGCCCTGTCTGTATTGCGCATCATCTCACGCATAAGTTCAGGGTTTCGTGCAGCCTCCATTGTCTGCCGAAGAGTAGCTGGATCATTGAGTACATGAGCAAGCTCAGGATTACGATCCATGATCTCTCTCATTTGGGGATTGTTCAAGATCAAGTTGCGGATGGTTTCAGGGTTATTCATGAAATTCTGAAAAAGAGGCATATTCATCATATCTCGCATTAAGTCGGGGTTTTGGGTCAACTGCTGCTGGACCTGCTCAAAATCTGGAAGTCCAGCTCCAAACAAACTACCACCACCACTTCCAAGACCAGGAAACGTTGAAGCTCCAAGGCCTGATCCTGGAAATGGTGCGCCTGCATCAGGAGTAGCATCTCTTGGTGCATTCTGAGCAGTAGTTGGACCTCCAGCATTGGTTGCACTTGCAGGGTTTGCAGAGGGAGCTGGGGCAAAACCTCGAACTAAATGAACGGTGTGATCCGCCTCCAGACCTATCAAGCACAAAGTTAAAATAAGCTAGAACACTATGCTTATCACTGACATCTTGATAACATGTTATACACAGAAGCAAAACTCaatcttgaaaattttgaagtgaTAATTAACCAATCAACTTGACATGCATCAGAGTATCTTCATGTAAAAAGTAATGCAGAATACAAGATATTCCGTCCATGCAAAACTGTGCATCGCAAGGCGGGTGGGAACACacaatacatccaacgaagagtCGCACAAGCCCACCTTTACGCCTCCCTCactcaaaaatgaaaaaggataaaagatattccatcaataccaaactgAGTGTCCCAAGGAAAGTGGAAtcacattttatttttgtaa
Proteins encoded in this window:
- the LOC107868238 gene encoding probable serine/threonine-protein kinase PIX13; protein product: MGNCFGAKLSNSKSSSTYPSFSTRASTIDTSKNYSNGLGYSATSGSIGHSQFSAAASDDTCLNGEILPIANLKIYSFSDMKFSTKNFKSDSVLGIGGFGTVYKGWVDEKTLAPTKAGTGMIVAIKKLNAESTQGFEEWQSEVSFLGRLSHPNLVKLLGYCSEEKELLLVYEFMPKGSLENHLFRRSAAIEPLSWDLRLKIAIGAARGLAFLHTSEKKVIYRDFKASNILLDGNYNAKISDFGLAKLGPSGSNSHVTTRVMGTYGYAAPEYVETGHLYVKSDVYGFGVVLLEMLTGLRALDTKRPNGREKLVEWVKPMLSNKRKLKSIMDARMEGQYSSKAATLAAQITLKCLEGDPKNRPSMKEVTNVLEQIEAIKEKPKESIRKSEHSSSHQNRQSPRSRQSPRQTNDRESPRSRQSPRKPNDHGFSAGSGNIMR
- the LOC107868237 gene encoding ubiquitin domain-containing protein DSK2a isoform X2; translated protein: MSMGGGDDTTLAKNSGADSGAGVNINIRCSSGSKFSLQVNLDSTVGSFKSKLVEHANFPVEQQRLIYKGRILKDDQTLQSYGLEADHTVHLVRGFAPAPSANPASATNAGGPTTAQNAPRDATPDAGAPFPGSGLGASTFPGLGSGGGSLFGAGLPDFEQVQQQLTQNPDLMRDMMNMPLFQNFMNNPETIRNLILNNPQMREIMDRNPELAHVLNDPATLRQTMEAARNPELMREMMRNTDRAMSNIESSPEGFNMLRRMYENVQEPFLNASTLSGDARNDTGSNPFAALLGAQGGGQGRQQPNNPPTTGSETPDNLPAPNTNPLPNPWASAGTGAAQTNTTARSNTAGGTRDAPLGLGGLASPGLEQMLGGMPDTTSLNQMMQNPAVSQMMQSLLSNPQYMNQVLGLNPQLRSMLDSNPQLREMMQNPEFIRQLTSPETMQQLMTFQQGLASQLGRQQTNQQGQNAGGGALDNAGMEMLMNMFGGLGTGGLGVPNRPNVPPEELYATQLTQLQEMGFFDTQENIRALTATAGNVHAAVERLLGNLGQ
- the LOC107868237 gene encoding ubiquitin domain-containing protein DSK2a isoform X3, which translates into the protein MSMGGGDDTTLAKNSGADSGAGVNINIRCSSGSKFSLQVNLDSTVGSFKSKLVEHANFPVEQQRLIYKGRILKDDQTLQSYGLEADHTVHLVRGFAPAPSANPASATNAGGPTTAQNAPRDATPDAGAPFPGSGLGASTFPGLGSGGGSLFGAGLPDFEQVQQQLTQNPDLMRDMMNMPLFQNFMNNPETIRNLILNNPQMREIMDRNPELAHVLNDPATLRQTMEAARNPELMREMMRNTDRAMSNIESSPEGFNMLRRMYENVQEPFLNASTLSGDARNDTGSNPFAALLGAQGGGQGRQQPNNPPTTGSETPDNLPAPNTNPLPNPWASAGTGAAQTNTTARSNTAGGTRDAPLGLGGLASPGLEQMLGGMPDTTSLNQMMQNPAVSQMMQSLLSNPQYMNQVLGLNPQLRSMLDSNPQLREMMQNPEFIRQLTSPETMQQLMTFQQGLASQLGRQQTNQQGQNAGGGALDNAGMEMLMNMFGGLGTGGLGVPNRPNVPPEELYATQLTQLQEMGFFDTQENIRALTATAGNVHAAVERLLGNLGQ
- the LOC107868237 gene encoding ubiquitin domain-containing protein DSK2a isoform X1; the protein is MSMGGGDDTTLAKNSGADSGAGVNINIRCSSGSKFSLQVNLDSTVGSFKSKLVEHANFPVEQQRLIYKGRILKDDQTLQSYGLEADHTVHLVRGFAPAPSANPASATNAGGPTTAQNAPRDATPDAGAPFPGSGLGASTFPGLGSGGGSLFGAGLPDFEQVQQQLTQNPDLMRDMMNMPLFQNFMNNPETIRNLILNNPQMREIMDRNPELAHVLNDPATLRQTMEAARNPELMREMMRNTDRAMSNIESSPEGFNMLRRMYENVQEPFLNASTLSGDARNDTGSNPFAALLGAQGGGQGRQQPNNPPTTGSETPDNLPAPNTNPLPNPWASAGTGAAQTNTTARSNTAGGTRDAPLGLGGLASPGLEQMLGGMPDTTSLNQMMQNPAVSQMMQSLLSNPQYMNQVLGLNPQLRSMLDSNPQLREMMQNPEFIRQLTSPETMQQLMTFQQGLASQLGRQQTNQQGQNAGGGALDNAGMEMLMNMFGGLGTGGLGVPNRPNALDNAGMEMLMNMFGGLGTGGLGVPNRPNVPPEELYATQLTQLQEMGFFDTQENIRALTATAGNVHAAVERLLGNLGQ
- the LOC107868237 gene encoding ubiquitin domain-containing protein DSK2b isoform X4, which translates into the protein MSMGGGDDTTLAKNSGADSGAGVNINIRCSSGSKFSLQVNLDSTVGSFKSKLVEHANFPVEQQRLIYKGRILKDDQTLQSYGLEADHTVHLVRGFAPAPSANPASATNAGGPTTAQNAPRDATPDAGAPFPGSGLGASTFPGLGSGGGSLFGAGLPDFEQVQQQLTQNPDLMRDMMNMPLFQNFMNNPETIRNLILNNPQMREIMDRNPELAHVLNDPATLRQTMEAARNPELMREMMRNTDRAMSNIESSPEGFNMLRRMYENVQEPFLNASTLSGDARNDTGSNPFAALLGAQGGGQGRQQPNNPPTTGSETPDNLPAPNTNPLPNPWASAGTGAAQTNTTARSNTAGGTRDAPLGLGGLASPGLEQMLGGMPDTTSLNQMMQNPAVSQMMQSLLSNPQYMNQVLGLNPQLRSMLDSNPQLREMMQNPEFIRQLTSPETMQQLMTFQQGLASQLGRQQTNQQGQNAGGGALDNAGMEMLMNMFGGLGTGGLGVPNRPNVPPEELYGSMRFVCFFQNFSSFYLKINVLP